The window GACTGCTGATGGCGGTTATATCATCGCCGGATTTACCGTGTCCTTTGGCGCAGGAGGGTATAATTTCTATCTTGTCAAGACCGACGCCAACGGCGACACAATCTGGACAAGGACATACGGCGGAACAGAGAACGAATTTGGCTACTCGGTTCAACAGACTGCTGATGATGGCTACATCATCGCCGGATATACCAATTCCTTTGGCGCAGGAGGGGTTGATGTCTTTCTTGTGAAGACCGACGCCAACGGCGACACAATCTGGACAAGGACCTATGGGGGAGAGGAAACGGATGTTGGCTACTCGGTCCAGCAGACTGCTGATGGTGGCTATATCATCGCCGGATTTACCGAATCCTTTGGCGCGGGAATGCGTGATGTCTATCTTATCAAGACCGACTCGTTGGGTGATACGCTCTGGACAAGGACATACGGTGGTGCAACCGGGGATGAGGGTTGGTCAGTTCAACAAACTGCTGATGGTGGCTACATCATTGCGGGATGGAAAGGAGATACTCGGGACAATCCTGATGTCTATCTTATCAAGACCGACTCGTTGGGCTTGGTTTATACGGGTGTGGAAGAACAGGTAACCAAGCCTCTGCCAAATCTCTTGCTTGATGTTTTACCCAACCCGTTCACCAAAACCGCAACCATCCGCTATCAACTTCCCTCTGCCACTCCTGTCCGCATTCTTGCCTTTGACATCACCGGCAGAACCGTCGCCACTCTCTTTGACCAGAACCAGCCTGCTGGCACACACCAACTCATCTGGCAACCAGAAGGTCTTGCTCAAGGCATCTACTTCATCAAACTCCAACTACCCGGCACTTCTCTCACTCAACGCTGCCTGTATTTAACTCAGAGATAATAGAATAACAAAAGACAGGAGACCAAGGACCGGCTTCGGTCTTCTGTCTTCGGTCGCAACAACGGAGTTG is drawn from candidate division WOR-3 bacterium and contains these coding sequences:
- a CDS encoding T9SS type A sorting domain-containing protein — translated: MRHFLPFILLVSISPVFSQQRWEKTYGGNFWDRGFSVQQTVDGGYIVVGFTIPLGVNADTTYVYLIKTDSFGDTIWTRRFSRGIFNIGSSVQQTFDGGFIIAGFTALRRNSSNDVYLVKTDANGDTIWTRIYGGTNFDEGWSVQQTADGGYIIAGFTVSFGAGGYNFYLVKTDANGDTIWTRTYGGTENEFGYSVQQTADDGYIIAGYTNSFGAGGVDVFLVKTDANGDTIWTRTYGGEETDVGYSVQQTADGGYIIAGFTESFGAGMRDVYLIKTDSLGDTLWTRTYGGATGDEGWSVQQTADGGYIIAGWKGDTRDNPDVYLIKTDSLGLVYTGVEEQVTKPLPNLLLDVLPNPFTKTATIRYQLPSATPVRILAFDITGRTVATLFDQNQPAGTHQLIWQPEGLAQGIYFIKLQLPGTSLTQRCLYLTQR